A genomic window from Henningerozyma blattae CBS 6284 chromosome 3, complete genome includes:
- the TBLA0C05720 gene encoding PGA52 family protein (similar to Saccharomyces cerevisiae YJL171C; ancestral locus Anc_1.168) yields the protein MVSITSNLITLAAILAYIETAIAVKAYDKISFTNVGFAGTYFPVKKLEHITDEKKCTCEVAEAKWFSGINAPLSEYLSVHFRGPLTLNKFAFYSSPSFVINNNRTSSDWTRGAYYDADSKSTENVTFLTKAGENSPCLGKALAYAGSDGLTKASEATVLAKNALISSGKEYTIYSNVSCPSSGVSNGCGVYRKGIPAFYGFGGITKMFLFEFEMPTETEKNSTSIEYFDMPAIWLLNDHIARTSQYPTNANCSCWASGCGEFDIFEVMNGTERNNLYSTFHTFQGIEDLGTGIQSYGYIPRDTNGVMRGGVIFDSNGDTITFLSNDTTFDSTYSAGDVSKLLSDISKEDTYSSQLMTISRTAPSTTSKNLAVSFKFLPSGIWYYLFSCATALVQAIFI from the coding sequence atggtaTCCATCACAAGTAATTTGATTACTTTAGCAGCTATATTGGCCTACATAGAAACAGCTATTGCTGTTAAGGCATatgataaaatttctttcacAAATGTTGGTTTTGCTGGTACTTATTTCCCagtgaaaaaattagaacATATTAcagatgaaaaaaaatgtacTTGTGAAGTCGCAGAAGCTAAATGGTTTTCAGGTATTAATGCACCATTATCTGAATATTTATCTGTTCATTTCCGTGGTCCATtaactttaaataaatttgcCTTTTATTCTTCACCATCTTTCGTAATTAACAACAATAGAACTTCTTCTGATTGGACTCGTGGTGCTTATTACGATGCTGATAGCAAATCTACTGAAAACGTCACTTTCTTAACTAAAGCTGGTGAAAATTCTCCATGTTTAGGTAAAGCTTTAGCCTATGCTGGTTCAGATGGGTTAACAAAGGCTAGTGAAGCTACTGTTTTAGCTAAGAATGCCTTAATTTCTTCAGGTAAAGAATATACTATTTATTCTAATGTGTCATGTCCTTCCTCAGGTGTTTCTAATGGTTGTGGTGTTTACCGTAAGGGTATTCCAGCTTTCTATGGGTTCGGTGGTATTACCAAGATGTTTTTATTCGAATTTGAAATGCCAACTGAgactgaaaaaaattctacttctattgaatattttgatatgCCTGCTATTTGGTTATTGAATGATCATATCGCTAGAACCTCTCAATATCCAACTAATGCTAATTGTTCATGTTGGGCTTCTGGTTGTGGTGAATTCGATATTTTTGAAGTTATGAATGGTACTGAAAGAAACAACTTATATTCTACTTTCCACACTTTCCAAGGTATTGAAGATTTAGGTACTGGTATTCAAAGTTACGGTTATATCCCAAGAGACACTAATGGTGTTATGAGAGGTGGCGTCATTTTCGATTCTAACGGTGATACCATCACTTTCTTGTCCAACGATACTACTTTTGATTCTACTTATTCTGCTGGTGATGTCTCTAAATTGCTTAGTGATATCAGTAAAGAAGATACTTATTCTTCTCAATTGATGACCATTTCAAGAACTGCTCCTTCTACCACTTCTAAAAACTTGGCTgtttctttcaaattcttgCCAAGTGGAATttggtattatttgttttcttGTGCTACTGCTTTGGTTCAAgctatatttatttaa